The Lathyrus oleraceus cultivar Zhongwan6 chromosome 5, CAAS_Psat_ZW6_1.0, whole genome shotgun sequence genome includes the window gtttatttcatgctgtatatgtttgtgtggtgtgattgtatcccctaggtttgctagactccgcgtagtctcgtttgcatgacaattaaggtagcacggttccttcgtataggacttcctttcttgcttgagctttcctaaaacacaaacaaacattatcccctcttaaggatacgtcaactccttctgctacaggtgagtaagtctccaaaggtcgagcatcaggtagattgcgtagtgacgttatccacttaaaaaacacaaaccaacaggaatagtttagccgaactacgacaactctgattctcatgtccagatgagatacgtaggcacgagatgcgatgtcttgtcgagtttgactaaccactaacactaactcttttctctcacccctgtgtgattgagatctattcttttctctcgccctcgttgcgattgagaccttcccctttctcttgccctagttgcaatcgagacccttctcCTTGTGTGcgtttttggttcggatgctgacataattccatcaattggttgtcgggctccatgtttgcccttttgagtgcgtttttggttcggatgctgatgtaagtccagtgattggcattcaggctccacgtttgcctttgcctgtttctgtttgtgtgcgtgtcagccgagctacggatgctctgattctccttcgtccaaaggagatacgtatgcataggatgcgatatcctagcgagcatgtgtcgtttccccagtccgaactactttgactctgatgtctatgcttgatagactaagtaggcccaggatacgatatcctgccgagtcagtcttgtctgttttcttgcgtctctttcagccagtgtgtgtgtgtgtttgagcagcgattttagcaaccattttccttcctatagtgcctggatcccgtcgagtacgacggatgcgtaggggtgctaataccttcccttcgcataaccgactcccgatcccattctctttggtcgcgagaccacgtctttttccaggtttactctgagcgtttcctttccctctttttgggataaataacgcacggtggcggctctgttgttctttctttcccgccggtttttcgcgtaatgcgacaatatATCCTTGCAAAACCAGATAATGCCCAAGGACCTTTGAAGGAttaggaaaccctaattgaagcccatgccctcagatggttgatcatcaattcataaaaaccctcaggcttgaatcatgcaacttctccatcttttgaaagactttggaggatgactttcttattttcagatgagatgaaaaatgcaatgcctaatgccctaatgcaatgtgtcaaactagtctcaagaagaggagggcaaattttgaggtgttacattcatacatacattttcagcataaaactcttttctctcactttggtactttgagtattttcTATGAATTTCTGTATATCTGTTTGAATACCCTGAAATCTAAAACTAAGACCCCTATTTATAACAATTCGACCCTAACGGTCTCTACACAGATGACTGCCACGTTCAACATTTTCAAGCGTTGCATGTCTCAGATGTTTCCACGTGTTGGCCTGACGAAACTGCTTCgtttaaatttcaaatctttccCGCTTGAAGCTTCGAATCCGTCAAAATGCTTATGTCGAAGAGAATTAGTGGAGGTCCAAAAAATCTTCTAAGTCTCAGGCTTCGACAAGAAAGGTTTGTTTACCCAAGAAAAATTTCAACAAATAACTTCGACACAACCATTTTTATTTATTCTCCAAAACATAAAACTTCCAAAAAACTTCACCTATTTGTCGAAATCtccagctaacaaattgcccccaaTAAATGTCTATTTCGAATCAATGTAGAAATGGGCATTTTTTATAATCCCCAGATTTTGACCAGAGACCTTTCATAGACCTAAAAGTCCATATATGTCAGTTAATCATGATTTACTTTTTCAAAACGTCTCATCAAGACGTGTGCGCAGTTATTGTCATCATGAATTTCAACTTCCAAGAATAATGAACAGTAACCCCTGTACCCTTTTCTCAAAAAAACCACCACGTGGCCCACTACCCTGGCAAGGTGTAACCAATCATCTTCGTAGGTTAATACTATAAAAGCTCACTTGTCacttctttctttctttttacgaaaatcttcatcttcaacctgTGTTCATCTTCTAAAACTTCTCTGAAAACGTTTCTTCTTCCCTAAAACCCTAATCCTTCAAAACCTCCAAAAAAACCCATAACAATGTCTTCTGATAAAGAGCAAAAGCAATCAAAGAACATCAAAGGTGCTGGATCCTAAAAAAGTTCTGCTTCTCAGAACATTCCAACTAGCACAACCTTAACTGTTGGGGATCGGGAGTGCATCACTTTTCCAAAACTTATTAGAGAACAGGAAGCAATATTTGCTTCTCAGGTAATGATTCCTTCCCTAGTTTTTGGAAATGCTTTAGGGTTTTTAGGCCCATTAGtctctgaagatcatttagagaAATGTGTAACGTTTTTCCCCTGTTATCATACTACCAAACCTACAGCCAACAAAATCGTTTCACCCAGAAATAATGAGGATTCAGTCCAAAGAGAGGCTTTTCAACTAGATTTTATCACTGATGGTTTCAGACCTTTTCGTTCTTGTCCAACCCTAGACAAATCCTATTTAGCTTGGTTAACAAAAGTTGAGAAAAAGAAAACCTCATTTTGGAAAGAATTGGGTATTTTTGACCTGATTCAGATGTCGAAGCTGGGGTTTAGCTACTACCAACCTTTATTATTATCCAGCTTATATTTCTGGGACAACATATATAACACCTTTCATCTTCCTTGTGGAATGATGACTCCTACGCTTTTTGACGTAGCTGCCATTTCTGGACTTCCTCCGACAAGAGAAACCTTCGACCCCTACCAATACTGTGAAAACTTGATTGACTTCAACGTCAAGAATGCTTCGTTCAGTACTTATATTAATCTGTATCATGCTGATGGGGAAGAAGTTTCCGACATAGAACATATAGCATTCTTAGGTCTATGGTTGTCCAAATTCTTCTTCTGTTGTAAATCTCTGCAAGTTGCAAAGAGATTTTTAACACTTGCTAACCAATTGCATGTTGGTCGAAGAGTGTGTTTAAGTGAACTCTTATTGGCTAGTTTGTATGAAAGTCTAGGATCGACTAGTGCCAAGTTAAAGGAGTATGAAGCTGGTACCAACTTATTACTATCTGGGCCTTATTGGCTTCTTCAATTGTGGCTCGATGCCACTTTCGAATCCGTTTTGCCAACACAAGGAAACGTTGATGAAAGTGCCCCAGAGATAATAAATCGAAGCATTGAAGGCAACAGACTCCTTCAACTGACTCCAGTTGATGATGTTGACAACTTACAAACTTCCCTCACCAAATACACCTTGATGTTCTCGAAGCGTCACCATTTCTTTCCTTCGATGGCTCCTTTTGCCAGTCGAACCCATGGTCCTTCCTGGTTCACTGCTTCGCTCGAAGATGCTGTGAAGAACGCCAACACAGAGATCGAAGATATATGGCGTGCCTTTCTCTTTCCAAGGCTGCTTGTTTCTAGGATCTTGCCATTAAAGAGTCATGTGTGTCAGTTGGCTTATCAACCTAATTTTGTCTCTCGACAATTTGGGTTGTGTCAACTTATTCCTGTTTCTTTATTCAATCGAAAGCGCGAGATCTGTTGTGCAGGGACTGAATGGAGCGCTCGAGACATTGCAACCCACGAAGAATTCCATGTAAACTTTGCTGAATTCCAATTAATAGCCTACCATCCGTCGTTCTACTCCACCAATGATTTCGTCACTTGGTGGATAGATTTCTATTCCAAGAATATGTTTTCTACTGCTGAAATCAAAGAACGTATAACGAAGGCCTTTTCATCTTTGTAGGAAAATGTCTACAAGGGTAACCTTACTGATTCTGAAGAAATCCAAGCATTCCAAAAGTACTTTGAAACTGTCTATGACCCAATGGACCTTGTTTGAACCGTTTGTTACGCAGCGCCAATTTTAAAAGAGAAATTTGAAAAGCAAATTGCCAAAAGGAAATCTCTCAAAGCTGTAAATCCTGAATTTAAATATGATTTGGCCTTTGAGTGCAAACCACCCAAATTTCCAAATTTACCTAGTGCAGATTTTGATTTGTCATTTTTCCCCCTTACACACATTGGTTCATATGTGGGGATATTTTTAACATACTGAAAAATGACCAACAAAGACCTGCTAAAAGAGTAGATGCCACCAAACATACCTTAGACAGTTCAAAGGCTTTCTTCACTTTGACTTAGATGCAGTGAGAATTACTTCTCCGACATGTGAAGGTGTGGAATGTTTGGATTTCTTGGTTTCACAACTCCCTTTCGTCTTTCGCAAATCTTTTACACATTTGCAAGTTTCGACTAACTCACATTCTCTTTTAGCATTCGAAAGAAAGGTGGCGAAGAAAGAGAAGCCTGTGGCGAAAGCTAGTTCGAATACTGCTTCTAAGCCAACTACCTCTTCAAGCCAGGGAGTGCCTTCTTCCAAGGATACTGCTCCAGAAAAAACGAAGAAGAGTTCAAAGGTATTACATCAAATAACTTCTTTGTCTCTTTCGTATTTTTCTAACTATTTATAATTTTCTTTTTCAGGGTAGTGGCAAGCCTCCTTTGACGCCCAAGAAAAGAAAAGTCCTCACTGCCAATGTAATTCTTGtcgaagatgatgaagaagataCTCCTCCAACTCCACTTAAGAAAAAGCAGAAAAAGAATAAGGCAACAGTTGCCCCTCAccaaacaaataaacaacaagGTGTCGAAACCAACATTCTCCCTCCTCCTTCAAAGGAAACTCAATCCTAGCCCTCTGGTGGCGCAGTGCTGGAGCACATTGGGAGCAATGCTTCTGACCCTGAGCCTCAACAGGTAGACTTCGATCTTGAGTGTTTTATCTTTCGACAAACTCATACTTTATTCTAACACTTTGTTTTCAGGATAAACCTATCACTCCCCTCATTTCTACCGCCAATCAGAGTGATCCTTCGAGCGGAACGAATCCATCTTCTCCTCTAACAATCAGCAATGCTGTCCAAAATAAAGGATCTTCGATTGGAGCCCAAAATCTCGAAGCAGATAATGCCCAAAACAAATAAGAAACCTCTTCTCCTGGTGAAGATGGTAAAAGAGATTTGAAGCACGTCGACCATCCATCATCCAGACTTCGCCTATATCACTTAATGAGGAGGAGAAAAAGGCTTTAAAACAAAATGATCCCCTCAAGTATGTAAGATTAATGATGGCTCAAAGAGAATCTTCTTCAGAGCAAAGCATTTCTGGAGCTTCGACCCATTCTGGTGCTAGTGTAAACGAAGCATCACATGACGAACTCCTTCAGCAGGTGAAAAGGGCAGTTTTTGATGTAGATCTCTTTGAAGAATTCAGGAACGATGTGGGAGCGAGCTTTGGCATAAAGAAACTAATAAGCAAGATTAACATCACTGCTTGCCCCACTGATATAGGTGAAGCCCTTATCGACATTCAGAACCTCATTGACCAAGTCTGTGCTGAATACCGTATGGAGGTGGATGCCAAAGCAAAGCTTCTATCAACTAAAAAATCTCAAGCCACTGAGTTTGACAATGCCCTTCGAACTTCACAAGCCTCTGAGGAGTTATCCGCTTCCAGAAAATCAGCCCAAGCAGAATTCGACACTTATACTGCTTCGGTACGACTCTGGGAATCTCACATTGCAGAATTGCAGAAGAAGATTTCTGATGCTAAGGTGAAGCAGGCTGCTATCCAAGGCTTGGATAATACTGAAGTTGATGATCTGGCGAAGCAGAGCGTAGATCACGTCGAAAAGGCTACTGCTATgtatgtgtatatatatatatatatatatatatatatatatatatatatatatatatatatatatatatatatatatatatatatatatatatatatatacacacacacacacacatatagtaagttccttgaaaataaaaataaataaacaagcattgcatttcatgcatcatttgcataaacaggtttctctttcgccagatgtctcattgttgttcttctgtgcttcagccaagctgactcatctGTACAATACGCGCGTCAATCACTCCATAATCATGGAACATCTTAAGAAAGAAAATAGAGACctgaaagaggagatcgcccgcctgactgccatgatggagtcagttctagctgcacagagccagtcgtctccaacacccgcaactcctcctcctcagaggaatgttacttcagaggtggctacctctaccatgccgGCTGCTACTGCTCATTTCACGCATGCTATGCCTGacggattcccgtggggaatgccgccaaacttcatgcctgaaggctttgcgcctacttttgtTTCTATGTCAGCATCTAacccggtcatgtttgtgccactGCCTGTAGTTCATACATTACCTCGTGcggaagacaccatttatcattctgagccatttgagggcccgaatgtatatgagaaaatggatgaaatgaaagatcaatttcttgagttgcgcaaggagttgaagactttgagaggtaaggacctttttgggaagagtgctacTGAATTGTGTCtagtgccga containing:
- the LOC127081491 gene encoding uncharacterized protein LOC127081491, with the translated sequence MTPTLFDVAAISGLPPTRETFDPYQYCENLIDFNVKNASFSTYINLYHADGEEVSDIEHIAFLGLWLSKFFFCCKSLQVAKRFLTLANQLHVGRRVCLSELLLASLYESLGSTSAKLKEYEAGTNLLLSGPYWLLQLWLDATFESVLPTQGNVDESAPEIINRSIEGNRLLQLTPVDDVDNLQTSLTKYTLMFSKRHHFFPSMAPFASRTHGPSWFTASLEDAVKNANTEIEDIWRAFLFPRLLVSRILPLKSHVCQLAYQPNFVSRQFGLCQLIPVSLFNRKREICCAGTEWSARDIATHEEFHVNFAEFQLIAYHPSFYSTNDFVTWWIDFYSKNMFSTAEIKEPFERKVAKKEKPVAKASSNTASKPTTSSSQGVPSSKDTAPEKTKKSSKGSGKPPLTPKKRKVLTANVILVEDDEEDTPPTPLKKKQKKNKDKPITPLISTANQSDPSSGTNPSSPLTISNAVQNKGSSIGAQNLEADNAQNK